In Janthinobacterium rivuli, a single genomic region encodes these proteins:
- a CDS encoding phage tail protein I, which translates to MNKLVPTLPPNTTALERAIAVACAELVNVPVPLRDLWNADRCPVNLLPFLAWACSVDRWDDAWPESIKRGAIKAAYFIHKHKGTIAAVRRVVESLGYLIRITEWWQTRPPGVPGTFRLDVGVLDTGITDAMFQEMERLIADAKPVSRHMTGLAIYLESRGNVYAGACAYHGDAMTVYPWIAETIEVRGTLLQAGASHTIDTLTIYP; encoded by the coding sequence ATGAATAAGCTTGTTCCCACCCTGCCGCCCAATACCACGGCGCTGGAGCGCGCCATTGCCGTGGCCTGCGCCGAGCTGGTCAACGTGCCCGTGCCGCTGCGCGATCTGTGGAACGCCGACCGCTGCCCGGTCAATCTGCTGCCGTTTCTGGCCTGGGCCTGTTCCGTCGACCGATGGGACGACGCCTGGCCCGAATCGATCAAGCGCGGCGCCATCAAGGCGGCCTATTTCATCCACAAGCACAAGGGCACGATTGCCGCCGTGCGCCGCGTGGTCGAGTCCCTGGGCTATTTGATCCGCATTACCGAATGGTGGCAAACCAGGCCGCCGGGCGTGCCGGGCACTTTCCGCCTCGATGTCGGCGTGCTCGATACCGGCATCACGGACGCCATGTTTCAGGAAATGGAGCGCCTGATTGCCGACGCCAAGCCCGTCAGCCGCCACATGACGGGCCTGGCCATTTATCTGGAAAGTCGCGGCAACGTCTACGCGGGCGCTTGCGCCTACCACGGCGACGCCATGACCGTGTATCCCTGGATCGCGGAAACCATCGAAGTGCGCGGCACGCTGTTGCAGGCCGGCGCATCCCATACCATCGACACCCTGACCATCTATCCATGA
- a CDS encoding phage tail tape measure protein produces MAGRDLKLQVVFAALDKITGPLKKIMGGSSDTAKALKATSDRLRELNTQQKNISKFRELHGGLDATRNKLEAAQQKVASLAAKMKRAEAPTRAMTREFNAAVKAAGALKTAGQQQAQQLQVMRERLGAAGIGTKDLANHERTLRREIEATNKTMTLQQQKLANAAAKQQRVTNATQHADKLRNKAGNLAMAGAGATATGAVIGAPVVKGLNEAKHYQTEVGRVNALGLGDKVSAEAVAFARNMKTYGTSQLDNLQLMRDGMSAFADVHHAEMVAPTLAKMKFANHAFFGEAEGADNERKFMDMLKVIELRGGLESKEKFEAQANIVQQVITATGGRVGPNEWLNMIKTGGIAAKGLKDDAFYYQMEPLVQEMSGNRVGTSLMSAYQNLYQGRTTKRSVKKLDEFGLIGDKSKVTPDKAGQIAFLDPGALLGSELFRENQFEWMEKVLLPQLAKKGITEKKHVLDAIGSIFSNRTASNLYSQMYLQRVQIHKNEKLNRGAADIGQLDKLGRDSAAGKELEAQSKLANLKLTMGEKILPLYAQGLELAISAVQRLNGFMERNPTVAKVMITAFAVLAGVLLVLGPLMLGIAAMIGPYAMLHVMFAKMGVKGGVLTPILRGLGSAFMWAGRAVLWLGRALLMNPIGIAITVIAGAAYLIYKYWEPIKAFFTGIWSHIKTAFAGGIGGVSALIANWSPLGLFYRAFAGVLGWFGIELPAKFTDFGASILQRITASWQPIAAFFADIWSRLRTVCAGGMGSITALIINWSPAGVFYQAFAGVMSWFGIKLPAQFTEFGANILRGLVNGITGSMGAVKEAISNAGSSTIAWFKEKLGIHSPSRVFAQLGDYTMQGLAVGLYRSEGAPIAKVSGLAQRLTQLGAGIAIGTATALPASAFDTRAPLSQGGFGAGMTIQGDKIEITFNVQAGTDPQAIARAVSVALDQRDREKAARIRSSLRDHD; encoded by the coding sequence ATGGCTGGTCGGGATTTGAAATTACAGGTGGTGTTTGCGGCACTAGACAAAATCACCGGCCCGCTGAAAAAAATCATGGGCGGCTCCAGCGACACGGCCAAGGCGTTGAAAGCGACCAGTGACCGTTTGCGCGAGCTGAACACCCAGCAAAAGAACATCAGTAAATTCCGCGAGCTGCACGGCGGCCTGGACGCGACCCGCAACAAGCTGGAAGCGGCCCAGCAGAAAGTGGCCAGCCTGGCCGCCAAGATGAAACGGGCGGAAGCCCCCACGCGCGCCATGACGCGCGAATTTAACGCCGCCGTCAAAGCGGCCGGCGCCTTGAAGACGGCCGGCCAGCAGCAGGCCCAGCAACTGCAGGTCATGCGCGAGCGCCTGGGCGCCGCCGGCATCGGCACGAAAGACCTGGCCAACCATGAGCGCACCTTGCGTCGCGAGATCGAGGCCACCAATAAAACCATGACGCTGCAGCAGCAGAAGCTGGCCAACGCGGCAGCCAAGCAGCAGCGCGTCACCAATGCCACACAGCACGCGGACAAGTTGCGCAACAAGGCGGGCAATCTGGCCATGGCCGGCGCGGGCGCGACCGCCACGGGCGCCGTCATCGGCGCACCCGTCGTCAAGGGATTGAACGAGGCCAAGCACTATCAAACTGAAGTCGGCAGGGTCAACGCGCTGGGCCTGGGCGACAAGGTGTCAGCCGAGGCCGTCGCCTTCGCGCGCAATATGAAGACCTACGGCACCAGCCAGCTCGACAACCTGCAACTCATGCGCGACGGCATGAGCGCCTTTGCCGACGTACACCACGCGGAAATGGTCGCCCCCACCCTGGCCAAGATGAAGTTTGCCAATCACGCCTTCTTTGGCGAGGCCGAGGGCGCCGACAACGAACGCAAGTTCATGGACATGCTCAAGGTCATCGAGCTGCGCGGCGGCCTGGAGAGCAAGGAAAAGTTTGAAGCCCAGGCCAACATCGTGCAGCAGGTCATTACCGCCACGGGCGGGCGTGTCGGCCCGAATGAATGGCTGAACATGATCAAGACGGGCGGTATCGCCGCCAAGGGCTTGAAAGATGACGCCTTTTACTACCAGATGGAACCGCTGGTGCAGGAAATGAGCGGCAACCGCGTCGGCACGTCCCTGATGAGCGCCTACCAGAACTTGTACCAGGGCCGCACGACGAAACGATCAGTCAAAAAACTGGATGAATTCGGCCTGATCGGCGACAAAAGCAAAGTCACGCCCGACAAGGCAGGGCAGATTGCCTTCCTGGATCCCGGCGCCCTGCTGGGTTCCGAGCTGTTCCGCGAAAATCAGTTCGAATGGATGGAAAAAGTGCTGTTGCCGCAACTGGCCAAGAAGGGCATCACGGAGAAAAAGCACGTGCTCGACGCCATCGGCAGCATCTTTTCCAACCGCACGGCGTCGAACCTGTACTCGCAGATGTACTTACAGCGCGTGCAGATCCACAAAAACGAAAAGCTCAACCGTGGCGCCGCCGATATTGGTCAACTGGACAAGCTTGGCCGCGACTCGGCCGCCGGCAAGGAACTGGAGGCGCAGTCCAAGCTGGCCAACTTGAAACTGACCATGGGCGAGAAAATCCTGCCGCTGTATGCGCAGGGGCTGGAACTGGCCATCAGTGCCGTGCAGCGCCTGAACGGTTTCATGGAGCGCAACCCCACCGTGGCCAAGGTCATGATTACCGCTTTTGCCGTGCTGGCCGGTGTGCTGCTGGTGCTTGGCCCGCTGATGCTGGGCATTGCCGCCATGATCGGCCCGTATGCCATGCTGCACGTCATGTTCGCCAAGATGGGCGTGAAGGGCGGCGTGCTCACGCCCATCTTGCGTGGCCTGGGCAGCGCCTTCATGTGGGCGGGACGCGCTGTACTGTGGCTGGGCCGCGCCCTTCTGATGAACCCGATTGGCATTGCCATCACGGTCATTGCCGGCGCCGCCTATCTGATCTATAAATACTGGGAACCGATCAAGGCGTTTTTCACCGGCATCTGGTCGCACATCAAGACGGCCTTTGCGGGCGGCATCGGCGGCGTCAGCGCCTTGATCGCCAACTGGTCACCGCTGGGCCTGTTCTATCGTGCCTTCGCGGGTGTGCTGGGCTGGTTCGGCATCGAGCTGCCGGCCAAGTTCACCGACTTCGGCGCCAGCATCCTGCAGCGCATTACCGCATCCTGGCAACCTATCGCCGCCTTCTTTGCCGATATCTGGTCGCGCCTGCGCACCGTCTGCGCCGGCGGCATGGGCAGCATCACGGCCCTGATTATCAACTGGTCACCCGCAGGCGTGTTTTACCAGGCATTCGCGGGCGTGATGAGCTGGTTCGGCATCAAGCTGCCGGCCCAGTTCACCGAGTTCGGAGCCAACATCCTGCGCGGCCTGGTCAACGGCATCACCGGCTCGATGGGAGCCGTGAAGGAAGCCATCAGCAATGCGGGGTCCAGCACCATTGCCTGGTTCAAGGAAAAGTTGGGCATCCACAGCCCAAGCCGCGTGTTTGCCCAGCTGGGCGACTACACCATGCAGGGGCTGGCCGTGGGCCTGTACCGTAGCGAGGGCGCGCCCATTGCCAAGGTTTCCGGCCTGGCGCAGCGCCTCACGCAACTGGGCGCAGGCATTGCCATCGGCACGGCCACGGCCTTGCCCGCCAGCGCCTTCGACACGCGCGCGCCGTTGTCACAGGGCGGATTCGGCGCCGGCATGACGATTCAAGGCGACAAGATCGAAATCACCTTCAACGTGCAGGCCGGCACCGATCCCCAGGCCATCGCGCGCGCGGTGAGCGTGGCGCTCGATCAGCGCGACCGTGAAAAGGCGGCGCGCATCCGCTCTTCCCTGCGCGACCACGATTAA
- a CDS encoding phage tail protein: MSTYFAILTEVGEAKLANAIALGQTLKLKSLAVGDGNGNLPMPVRTQKALVHEVRRAGLNQLTIDPANTSQIIVEQVLPEDVGGWWIREIGIFDEAGDLCAVANCPPSYKPLMAEGSGRTQVVRIVLIVASTAAIELKIDPSIILATRKYVDDQDIIVRAYSDAQLAKHLAALDPHPLLAKVAYVDQKDTSARSYGDQQLAKHQAAVDPHPLLAKVAYVDQQDGKVAIYADQQLANHQAAADPHPLLAKVAYVDQQDTNARTYGDQQLAKHQAAADPHPLLAKVAYVDQQDTSARTYGDQQLAKHQAAEDPHPQYSMKEVETLPKFDASKKLANADFVRRTQGNMVRYNDVIESRTLTADDMGCALYFPTAGKAITIPDPVSLGIPNNSGKCVRFFGLLNSGTIIAAPGVNIGFDVFNVPSITIKPGQSLTLMATAPKVWQVIDSTAELWRNADFAAMLSSSGYQKQPGGMILQWGGGAQTPESGYVDVIFPIPFPNACFHVFPGYEGQGGSGSSLPSNINAGMRTKAGCRLFTYNGNALSAGITPSYFAIGY; this comes from the coding sequence ATGAGCACATATTTCGCTATTCTCACCGAAGTGGGCGAGGCCAAGCTGGCCAACGCCATCGCCCTGGGCCAAACCCTGAAACTGAAAAGCCTGGCCGTGGGCGACGGCAACGGCAATTTGCCCATGCCAGTGCGCACGCAAAAGGCGCTGGTGCACGAGGTGCGCCGCGCGGGCCTGAACCAGCTGACCATCGACCCGGCCAACACAAGCCAGATCATCGTCGAGCAAGTCTTGCCCGAGGACGTGGGCGGCTGGTGGATACGCGAAATTGGCATCTTTGACGAGGCCGGCGACCTGTGCGCGGTGGCCAACTGCCCGCCCAGCTACAAGCCATTAATGGCCGAGGGCAGCGGCCGCACGCAAGTCGTGCGCATCGTGCTGATCGTCGCCAGCACGGCCGCCATCGAACTGAAAATCGACCCGTCCATCATTCTGGCCACGCGCAAGTATGTCGATGACCAGGACATCATCGTGCGCGCCTACAGCGACGCGCAACTGGCCAAGCACCTGGCGGCTCTTGATCCGCACCCGCTCCTGGCCAAGGTCGCCTACGTCGATCAGAAAGACACCAGCGCGCGCAGCTATGGCGATCAGCAACTGGCCAAGCACCAGGCTGCAGTTGACCCGCACCCGCTCCTGGCGAAGGTCGCCTACGTCGATCAACAAGACGGCAAAGTCGCCATTTACGCCGACCAGCAACTTGCCAATCACCAGGCTGCGGCCGATCCGCACCCGCTGCTGGCGAAGGTCGCCTATGTCGACCAGCAAGACACCAACGCACGCACATACGGCGACCAGCAGCTGGCCAAGCACCAAGCCGCCGCCGATCCGCACCCGCTGCTGGCCAAGGTCGCGTATGTCGATCAGCAGGACACTAGCGCGCGCACCTATGGCGACCAGCAACTGGCCAAGCACCAGGCTGCCGAAGACCCACACCCGCAATACAGCATGAAGGAAGTAGAAACGCTGCCCAAATTTGACGCGTCGAAGAAGCTGGCCAACGCCGATTTTGTCCGGCGCACACAAGGAAACATGGTGCGCTATAACGACGTCATTGAAAGCCGCACACTCACCGCCGATGATATGGGCTGCGCCCTGTACTTCCCTACTGCAGGCAAGGCCATCACCATTCCTGACCCGGTATCGCTTGGCATTCCCAACAATTCCGGCAAGTGCGTCAGGTTCTTCGGACTTCTCAATAGTGGCACCATTATTGCCGCGCCAGGCGTGAACATTGGATTTGATGTCTTCAACGTGCCAAGCATCACGATCAAGCCTGGGCAATCCCTCACCCTCATGGCGACCGCGCCAAAAGTCTGGCAAGTCATCGACTCGACCGCCGAGCTGTGGCGCAATGCCGACTTTGCGGCGATGTTGTCTTCGAGCGGCTACCAGAAACAACCCGGCGGCATGATCCTGCAATGGGGCGGCGGAGCACAGACACCGGAATCTGGCTATGTCGACGTGATCTTCCCTATTCCGTTTCCCAACGCGTGTTTTCACGTCTTCCCTGGATATGAAGGGCAAGGTGGAAGCGGGTCCAGTCTGCCCAGCAACATCAACGCCGGTATGAGGACAAAAGCGGGCTGTCGGCTGTTCACCTACAACGGGAATGCGCTTTCGGCCGGCATCACCCCATCCTATTTTGCGATTGGATACTAA
- a CDS encoding baseplate assembly protein, translating to MSTPIDLTQLPAPSVVEVLDFEAILATRKAHLVSLLPEAERAAVTALLELESEPATKLLEENSYQETILRNRVNEAGKAVMLAFALDGDLDQLGANVNVARLVITPANPNALPPVAAVMEDNDAYRLRIQEAPDGLSVAGPKASYEFHARSADGQVKDASATSPAPASVTVTVLANNDTGIADAALLATVARALNAEDVRPLGDRLTVQAAQVIDYQIEATLFIGVGPEVPILLDAARANAVRVSQPRRPLGHSIYRSACSAAVHVEGVRKVVSTSPAADIELNATQAARCTAIKLNVVVRDE from the coding sequence ATGAGCACGCCCATCGACCTGACCCAGTTGCCGGCGCCCAGCGTGGTCGAGGTGCTCGACTTCGAAGCCATTCTGGCCACGCGCAAAGCCCACCTGGTGAGCCTGCTGCCGGAAGCCGAGCGCGCCGCCGTCACGGCCCTGCTGGAGCTGGAATCGGAACCGGCCACCAAGCTGCTGGAAGAGAACAGCTATCAAGAAACCATCCTGCGCAACCGCGTCAACGAGGCCGGCAAGGCCGTCATGCTGGCCTTTGCCCTCGATGGCGACTTGGACCAGCTGGGCGCTAACGTCAACGTAGCGCGCCTGGTCATCACGCCGGCCAATCCCAACGCCCTGCCGCCCGTGGCCGCCGTCATGGAAGATAACGACGCCTACCGCCTGCGCATCCAGGAAGCGCCGGACGGCCTGTCCGTGGCTGGCCCGAAAGCCTCCTATGAATTCCACGCCCGCAGTGCGGACGGCCAGGTCAAGGACGCGAGCGCCACCAGCCCGGCGCCGGCCAGCGTCACCGTCACGGTGCTGGCCAATAACGACACAGGCATCGCCGACGCCGCGCTGCTGGCCACCGTGGCGCGCGCACTCAATGCCGAGGACGTGCGCCCCCTGGGTGACCGCCTGACGGTGCAAGCCGCCCAGGTCATCGACTACCAGATCGAGGCCACCTTGTTTATCGGCGTCGGGCCGGAAGTGCCGATTCTGCTGGACGCCGCGCGCGCCAACGCCGTGCGCGTGTCGCAGCCGCGCCGCCCGCTGGGGCACAGCATCTACCGGTCCGCCTGCAGCGCCGCCGTCCACGTCGAAGGCGTGCGCAAGGTCGTCTCGACCAGCCCGGCGGCGGACATCGAACTGAATGCCACCCAGGCCGCGCGCTGCACCGCCATCAAGCTCAATGTCGTGGTGCGCGATGAATAA
- a CDS encoding phage virion morphogenesis protein — protein MSEDLRALEAWAGALLAKLQPAQRRAINHKVAIDLRRSQAQRIKAQQGPDGAAYPARKRRKEFKGKNGRIKRQKAAMFAKIRTAKHLKVKATGDQIEVGFFGWVARVARVHQFGWQDRVKKKGATYSYPARPLLGISDANRDSIRNSLLKYFEKF, from the coding sequence ATGAGCGAAGACCTGCGCGCATTGGAAGCCTGGGCCGGCGCGCTGCTGGCCAAGCTGCAGCCGGCCCAACGCCGCGCCATCAATCATAAGGTGGCCATCGACCTGCGCCGCAGCCAGGCGCAGCGCATCAAGGCGCAGCAGGGGCCGGATGGCGCCGCGTATCCGGCGCGCAAGCGGCGCAAGGAATTCAAGGGGAAGAACGGGCGCATCAAGCGGCAGAAGGCGGCGATGTTCGCCAAGATTCGTACCGCCAAGCACTTGAAAGTGAAGGCGACCGGCGACCAGATCGAAGTCGGTTTCTTTGGCTGGGTAGCGCGCGTGGCGCGGGTGCATCAGTTTGGCTGGCAAGACCGAGTCAAAAAAAAAGGCGCAACTTATTCCTATCCAGCCCGCCCACTTTTGGGAATAAGTGATGCAAATCGAGATTCAATACGAAACTCCCTTCTCAAATATTTCGAAAAATTCTGA
- a CDS encoding phage major tail tube protein, whose amino-acid sequence MGLPRKLKNFNLFQNGVSFMGMVPEVTLPKLSRKMEEYRAGGMSGPVSVDFGNEALSLEWSGGGLIAEALKQYGAHTHGAVQLRFAGAYQEDDDGTVAAVEVVVRGRYKEIDMGGAKMGDDTTHKYTMACSYYKLLIDGATVIELDFMSGTENFGGGDTNAAIRKAIGL is encoded by the coding sequence ATGGGTCTGCCCCGCAAACTGAAAAACTTCAACCTGTTCCAGAACGGCGTCTCCTTCATGGGCATGGTGCCCGAAGTCACCTTGCCCAAGCTGAGCCGCAAGATGGAAGAGTACCGCGCCGGTGGCATGAGCGGCCCCGTGTCCGTGGACTTCGGCAACGAGGCGCTGTCGCTGGAATGGAGCGGCGGCGGCCTGATCGCCGAAGCCCTGAAACAGTACGGCGCGCACACGCACGGCGCCGTGCAACTGCGCTTTGCCGGCGCCTACCAGGAAGACGATGACGGCACGGTCGCCGCCGTCGAGGTCGTCGTGCGCGGCCGTTACAAGGAAATCGATATGGGCGGCGCCAAGATGGGCGACGACACCACCCACAAATACACCATGGCCTGCAGCTATTACAAGCTGCTGATCGACGGCGCCACCGTCATCGAACTGGACTTCATGAGCGGCACCGAGAACTTCGGCGGCGGCGACACGAATGCGGCCATCCGCAAGGCCATCGGCCTGTAA
- a CDS encoding phage tail assembly protein encodes MHNDIQNQAVIELDDPIKRGDTFITSLTVRKPKAGALRGISLIELANLNVSALQIVLPRITEPTLTAHDITNMDPADLLAVGAEVAGFLASKADRLSVSPAK; translated from the coding sequence ATGCACAACGATATCCAAAACCAAGCAGTCATCGAACTGGACGACCCGATCAAGCGCGGCGATACCTTCATCACCTCGCTGACCGTGCGCAAGCCCAAGGCGGGCGCCCTGCGCGGCATTTCCCTGATCGAGCTGGCCAACCTGAACGTGTCGGCCCTGCAGATCGTGCTGCCCCGCATCACCGAGCCGACCTTGACCGCACACGACATCACCAACATGGACCCGGCCGACCTGCTGGCAGTGGGTGCAGAGGTTGCCGGTTTTTTGGCGAGCAAAGCCGATCGCCTTTCGGTATCCCCTGCGAAGTAG
- a CDS encoding GPW/gp25 family protein yields the protein MMGMHAATGRSLTGLGHLRQSVTDILTTPMGSRIRRRRYGSEVPELIDQPLNSATQLRIYAATAFALRRWEPRLQLASVQLTRDTDGAIALLLDGTANGQGITLSVPVKQGGTV from the coding sequence ATGATGGGCATGCACGCCGCCACCGGGCGCAGCCTGACGGGCCTGGGCCATCTGCGCCAGTCCGTGACCGACATTTTGACCACGCCGATGGGTTCACGCATCCGGCGCCGCCGCTATGGTTCCGAGGTGCCCGAGCTGATCGACCAGCCCCTGAACAGCGCCACGCAGTTGCGCATCTACGCCGCCACCGCCTTTGCCCTGCGCCGCTGGGAGCCGCGTTTGCAGCTGGCCAGCGTGCAGCTCACGCGCGACACGGACGGCGCCATCGCCCTGCTGCTCGATGGCACGGCGAATGGCCAGGGCATCACCCTGTCCGTACCCGTCAAGCAAGGGGGCACTGTATGA
- a CDS encoding phage tail sheath protein, translating to MATDYHHGVRVIEINEGSRPIRTVSTAVLGLIATADDADPAAFPLDTPVLITNVLAAMGKAGKTGTLYRALEAIAAQTKPLTVVVRVAEGETEAETTTNAVGGVSPDGKYLGAKALLAAQSKLGVKPRVLGAPGLDTKAVTNALASVAQQLRSFVYASAYGCSNVVAATTYRGQFGQREVMIIWPDFVNWDTAIDEEASISAVAYAMGLRAKIDEETGWHKTLSNVVVNGPTGISKDVFFDLQDPATDAGVLNAKEVTTLINMGGYRFWGSRTCEAPGGFFYFESYTRTAQVLADTIAEAHFSFVDLPLHPSLVRDLLESINAKFRDLKLQGYIIDGHAWYDEQYNDKDTLKAGKLAIDYDYTPVPPLENLRFQQRITDRYLADFASRIAA from the coding sequence ATGGCCACCGACTACCACCATGGCGTGCGCGTCATTGAAATCAACGAGGGTTCGCGCCCGATCCGCACCGTGTCCACGGCTGTGCTGGGCCTGATCGCCACGGCCGACGATGCCGACCCGGCCGCTTTCCCGCTCGACACGCCCGTGCTCATCACCAACGTGCTGGCCGCCATGGGCAAGGCCGGCAAGACCGGCACCTTGTACCGCGCGCTGGAAGCGATTGCCGCACAGACCAAACCCCTGACCGTCGTGGTGCGTGTGGCCGAAGGCGAAACGGAAGCGGAAACCACCACCAATGCCGTGGGCGGCGTGTCGCCCGATGGCAAGTACCTGGGCGCCAAAGCGCTGCTGGCAGCGCAAAGTAAACTCGGCGTGAAGCCGCGCGTCCTGGGCGCGCCGGGCCTGGACACCAAGGCCGTCACCAACGCCCTGGCCAGCGTGGCACAGCAACTGCGCAGCTTCGTGTACGCCTCAGCGTATGGCTGCAGCAACGTGGTGGCCGCCACCACCTATCGCGGCCAGTTTGGCCAGCGCGAGGTCATGATCATCTGGCCCGATTTTGTGAACTGGGATACCGCCATCGACGAGGAAGCCAGCATTTCCGCCGTGGCCTACGCCATGGGCCTGCGCGCCAAGATTGACGAGGAAACGGGCTGGCACAAGACGCTGTCCAACGTGGTCGTCAACGGCCCGACCGGCATCAGCAAGGACGTGTTTTTCGACCTGCAAGACCCGGCCACCGACGCCGGCGTGCTCAACGCCAAGGAAGTGACCACCCTGATTAACATGGGCGGCTACCGCTTCTGGGGTTCGCGCACCTGCGAGGCACCGGGCGGCTTCTTCTATTTCGAAAGCTATACGCGCACGGCCCAGGTGCTGGCCGACACCATCGCCGAAGCGCATTTCTCCTTTGTCGATCTGCCCTTGCATCCATCCCTGGTGCGCGACCTGCTGGAAAGCATCAACGCCAAGTTCCGCGACCTGAAATTGCAGGGCTACATCATCGACGGCCATGCCTGGTATGACGAGCAGTACAACGACAAGGACACGCTCAAGGCGGGCAAGCTGGCCATCGACTACGACTATACGCCCGTGCCGCCGCTGGAAAACCTGCGCTTCCAGCAACGCATTACCGACCGCTACCTGGCCGACTTCGCCTCGCGCATCGCCGCGTAA
- a CDS encoding phage tail protein: MMMILGMFVFSLPTLAYHELQRQTEWKHASTARVGLRDAHQYVGPGDDTITLSGWVAPELTGSLYSLDALRMMADTGKSWILIQGTGRILGSYRITSMTEGRTLLDGSGGARRVEFSIALKRDDDGVLAMVGLGDIGDLKNMLSIDGMTSSIAGAAKNAVGSVVGNVVGGITSKYGGVVNDMKDKIGGSISSAIGSAADKFK, from the coding sequence ATGATGATGATTTTAGGAATGTTCGTTTTCAGCCTGCCAACGCTGGCCTATCACGAGCTGCAGCGGCAAACAGAATGGAAGCATGCCAGCACGGCCCGCGTGGGCCTGCGCGATGCGCATCAATACGTGGGGCCAGGCGACGACACCATCACCCTGTCTGGCTGGGTGGCGCCGGAACTTACCGGCTCCCTATACTCGCTCGATGCGCTGCGCATGATGGCCGACACTGGTAAATCGTGGATTTTGATCCAGGGCACGGGCCGCATTCTCGGCTCGTACCGCATCACCAGCATGACGGAGGGCCGCACCTTGCTCGACGGCAGCGGCGGCGCACGCCGCGTCGAGTTCTCGATTGCGCTCAAGCGCGACGACGACGGCGTGCTGGCCATGGTGGGCCTGGGCGACATCGGCGACCTGAAAAACATGCTCAGCATCGACGGCATGACCAGCAGCATTGCGGGCGCGGCCAAGAATGCCGTGGGCAGTGTGGTGGGCAATGTGGTCGGCGGCATCACGTCGAAATACGGCGGCGTAGTCAACGACATGAAAGACAAGATCGGCGGCAGCATCAGCAGCGCCATCGGCAGCGCGGCGGACAAATTCAAATGA
- a CDS encoding phage baseplate assembly protein V: protein MHCMNADLSDLLRLLQNLIRLGTIAEVKGARARVRLGPTLTTEWLKWATPRAGSTRTWSAPTVGEQVIVFSPGGDLTRGVIVPALYSQEFDAPESSDSIHTTHYPDGAVVQYDHAAHALTATLPGGSATITADKVTSNAPSTICTGDLTVMKNLIVNGATALNGGVNAKAGAAGGVAMAVQGTIKASEDVLAGAISLAKHAHGGVKAGGDQSGGPQS from the coding sequence ATGCACTGCATGAACGCCGACCTGTCCGACCTCCTCCGCTTGCTGCAAAACCTGATCCGCCTGGGCACCATTGCCGAGGTTAAAGGGGCCAGGGCGCGCGTGCGGCTCGGCCCGACACTCACCACCGAATGGCTGAAATGGGCCACGCCGCGCGCCGGCAGCACGCGCACCTGGTCGGCGCCCACCGTGGGCGAACAGGTGATCGTCTTTTCCCCAGGCGGCGACCTGACGCGCGGCGTCATCGTACCGGCGCTGTACTCGCAGGAATTTGACGCGCCCGAATCGAGCGACAGTATCCACACCACGCACTACCCCGACGGCGCCGTGGTGCAGTACGACCACGCGGCCCATGCCCTGACGGCTACCCTTCCCGGCGGCAGCGCCACCATCACGGCCGACAAAGTCACGTCGAACGCGCCCAGCACCATCTGCACGGGTGATCTGACCGTCATGAAAAACCTGATTGTCAACGGCGCCACCGCGCTGAACGGCGGCGTGAACGCGAAAGCCGGCGCCGCTGGCGGCGTGGCCATGGCCGTGCAAGGGACGATCAAAGCCAGCGAGGACGTGCTGGCCGGCGCCATCAGCCTGGCCAAGCATGCGCACGGCGGCGTCAAGGCCGGCGGCGACCAGTCGGGCGGGCCGCAATCATGA
- a CDS encoding GpE family phage tail protein, with protein sequence MADIAGVFHWTPAAMDGFTIDELMAWRERARQRSGAE encoded by the coding sequence ATGGCCGACATTGCCGGCGTCTTTCACTGGACGCCGGCAGCGATGGACGGCTTTACGATTGATGAACTGATGGCCTGGCGCGAACGCGCCCGGCAGCGAAGCGGAGCGGAATAA